A window of the candidate division KSB1 bacterium genome harbors these coding sequences:
- a CDS encoding Gfo/Idh/MocA family oxidoreductase, translated as MSSKQQSRRNFLKTGLAGFAGSVLSQTIVPGSVIGANAPSNRIYVGAIGTGRISRAHDMPETLKYPDTELVAVCDVDSKRAREGKEWVEQYYRQHRKKSIQGVTAYGDYRELLADERIDAVLISTPDHWHVIPAMEAARAGKDIYLQKPTSLTIAEGRELSNVIHQTGRILQIGSQQRSVSPWPQFKRACELVRNGRIGEVHTIYIGLPGDPAGEVEAEMPIPDNLDYNFWLGPTPYVYYTENRVHPQADYSRPGWLRCEQFGAGMITGWGAHHIDTAHWGMGTEFTGPIEIQAEAEFPEKGLWNVHGDFKVKARYKNGVTMHISGEYPNGVKFVGSEGWIFVSRGSYSVTASDPASVAENTKALNASNPEILTSEIGADEIHLYESPEQHGNWLDCIRSRRQPVAPVEVGHRSCSACLVSHIAMKLPRTLYWDPVRERFRNDDEANSMLSRPARLQWR; from the coding sequence ATGAGCAGCAAACAACAGAGCAGAAGAAATTTTTTGAAAACCGGTTTGGCCGGATTCGCCGGTTCTGTATTGTCACAGACCATTGTTCCCGGGTCTGTGATTGGCGCCAACGCGCCGAGTAACCGGATTTATGTGGGAGCAATCGGAACGGGACGAATTTCACGGGCTCATGATATGCCGGAAACTTTAAAATATCCCGATACCGAGCTTGTTGCGGTTTGTGATGTGGATTCAAAACGGGCACGTGAAGGCAAAGAGTGGGTGGAACAATATTATCGGCAACACCGGAAAAAGTCGATCCAGGGCGTTACAGCCTATGGCGATTACAGGGAATTGCTGGCCGATGAACGTATTGATGCCGTGCTCATCAGTACACCGGACCACTGGCATGTGATTCCCGCCATGGAAGCGGCCAGGGCCGGCAAAGATATCTACCTGCAAAAACCCACATCTTTGACCATTGCCGAGGGCCGGGAACTGAGCAATGTAATCCATCAGACAGGCCGGATCCTTCAGATCGGCAGTCAGCAGCGTTCTGTTTCTCCCTGGCCTCAGTTCAAACGGGCCTGCGAACTGGTGCGCAACGGCCGCATCGGTGAGGTGCATACGATTTATATCGGCCTGCCGGGTGATCCGGCCGGTGAGGTGGAAGCGGAAATGCCCATTCCCGATAACCTTGATTATAATTTTTGGCTGGGACCGACTCCCTATGTGTATTACACGGAAAACAGAGTGCATCCTCAAGCTGATTATTCCCGGCCCGGATGGCTGCGTTGTGAGCAGTTTGGCGCCGGCATGATCACAGGGTGGGGAGCACATCATATCGACACCGCGCACTGGGGCATGGGAACGGAATTCACAGGTCCGATTGAAATTCAAGCTGAAGCGGAATTCCCGGAAAAAGGATTGTGGAATGTGCACGGCGATTTCAAAGTTAAAGCCCGGTATAAAAATGGCGTAACCATGCACATCAGCGGCGAGTATCCCAACGGTGTCAAGTTTGTTGGCAGTGAAGGATGGATTTTTGTGTCGCGCGGCTCCTATTCCGTGACTGCAAGTGATCCTGCGAGCGTTGCGGAAAATACCAAGGCGCTGAATGCAAGCAATCCTGAAATATTGACATCAGAGATCGGAGCGGATGAAATTCATCTCTATGAAAGCCCGGAGCAGCACGGCAACTGGCTGGACTGTATTCGCTCGCGGCGTCAACCGGTGGCCCCCGTTGAAGTGGGGCATCGATCCTGTTCCGCCTGTCTGGTGTCCCATATCGCCATGAAACTGCCGCGAACCTTGTATTGGGATCCTGTGCGTGAACGATTCCGGAATGATGATGAAGCGAATTCGATGCTTTCCAGGCCCGCTCGATTGCAGTGGAGATAA
- a CDS encoding PmoA family protein codes for MKKAYTLLFIVLMIIFAGCQKDQIESSFSLSYESDIKSPIEIPPGKINASASQLSGAVADAETLVFQKTPAIFFGKANRDQTTFCTILKKSLSGEPIKVGESGYNSPFTFQDQETGSLLLNEGDEPILAYQYEQKLENRVPKRYKRSTYVHPLYDLNGRVLTDDFPIDHYHHRGLSWNWPKVWVNEERYDLWHIHGMRNELKGLYQIFDKWTLRETGPVCALLGIKNHWETEDGQHVMDENTLFRVFRKTGTGRAIDVQLTWTAIESIKISGQDKKGYGGFNLRFAPRENTQITSQAGPEASDSNLRTYAWVDFSAQFEGQSEYSGAAVFQHPYNPDFPAGWCLRYYGYIGVAWPGLEVLELEPGESFTLKFRLYVHDGDAAQGLVEQAYHVYQGQLMLED; via the coding sequence ATGAAGAAAGCATATACGCTGTTATTTATCGTTCTCATGATAATTTTTGCAGGATGTCAAAAAGATCAAATCGAATCATCTTTTTCTCTGAGTTACGAGTCCGACATTAAAAGTCCGATCGAAATTCCGCCTGGAAAAATAAATGCGTCCGCCTCCCAGCTTTCCGGCGCCGTTGCCGACGCCGAAACGTTGGTCTTTCAAAAAACACCGGCAATTTTCTTTGGCAAGGCAAACCGTGATCAAACCACATTTTGTACGATTCTGAAAAAAAGCCTTTCCGGTGAACCGATCAAAGTCGGTGAATCCGGTTATAACTCTCCATTTACCTTTCAGGATCAGGAAACCGGAAGCCTCCTTTTAAACGAGGGGGATGAGCCGATACTGGCCTATCAATACGAGCAAAAACTCGAAAACCGAGTGCCCAAACGCTACAAACGTTCCACTTATGTGCATCCATTATATGATTTAAACGGCAGGGTATTAACCGATGATTTTCCAATTGATCATTATCATCATCGCGGATTGTCCTGGAACTGGCCCAAAGTGTGGGTGAATGAAGAACGTTATGATTTGTGGCATATTCACGGCATGCGCAATGAGTTAAAAGGGCTTTACCAGATTTTTGATAAATGGACCCTGAGAGAAACCGGACCGGTGTGCGCGTTGCTGGGCATTAAAAACCACTGGGAGACGGAAGACGGGCAGCATGTGATGGATGAAAATACGCTTTTCAGAGTGTTTCGCAAAACCGGTACCGGCAGAGCCATTGATGTTCAGCTGACCTGGACGGCGATCGAGTCGATAAAAATATCCGGTCAGGATAAAAAAGGATACGGCGGATTTAATCTGCGTTTTGCCCCGCGCGAGAACACTCAAATCACCTCACAGGCCGGACCCGAGGCATCGGACAGTAATTTGAGAACCTATGCCTGGGTTGATTTTTCCGCTCAATTTGAAGGTCAGTCTGAATATTCAGGGGCGGCTGTTTTTCAGCATCCGTATAATCCTGATTTTCCGGCGGGCTGGTGTCTGCGCTATTACGGTTATATCGGAGTGGCCTGGCCGGGACTTGAAGTGCTTGAACTCGAACCCGGCGAGTCGTTCACCTTAAAATTTCGACTGTACGTGCATGACGGCGATGCAGCTCAGGGTCTGGTTGAACAGGCTTATCATGTTTATCAGGGACAGTTGATGCTGGAAGATTAA
- a CDS encoding cellulase-like family protein — protein sequence MNTFIAKCRDCGIYTEKPDYWKKLLTDKIHLVAEHTAKAGLPLVTTECWGIIDYKDWPLLSWDWVKELCELGTITAASTGQWIAIATSNFCGPQFVGMWRDVEWHQRLTEIIKSAPIHANLSDKAVNALS from the coding sequence TTGAACACCTTTATTGCCAAATGCCGGGATTGCGGTATTTACACGGAAAAGCCGGACTATTGGAAAAAACTGTTAACGGACAAGATACATCTCGTAGCCGAACATACCGCCAAAGCCGGGTTGCCGCTTGTAACGACTGAATGCTGGGGCATTATAGATTATAAGGACTGGCCGCTTTTATCCTGGGACTGGGTCAAGGAGCTGTGCGAACTGGGCACCATCACCGCTGCCTCCACGGGTCAGTGGATTGCCATTGCGACCAGTAATTTTTGCGGCCCGCAGTTTGTCGGGATGTGGCGGGATGTGGAATGGCATCAGCGGTTGACGGAAATTATAAAATCAGCACCGATTCATGCGAATCTGTCGGATAAAGCTGTAAACGCATTGAGCTAG
- a CDS encoding cellulase-like family protein — MMRRDFVKNVAALSAVGSMTKSIAGKPLTDTLGKENKTDRHTAVRPRAISMWDFSWIERRWPGAGYENWDVALDELMERGYNAVRIDAFPHLVADNQWKEWTLHKVWGGFRTGAVRISI, encoded by the coding sequence ATGATGCGGAGAGATTTTGTAAAGAACGTAGCGGCTTTGTCAGCCGTCGGTAGCATGACAAAAAGTATCGCCGGCAAACCGCTGACGGACACTCTTGGAAAAGAAAATAAAACAGATCGTCATACCGCAGTTCGTCCGCGTGCCATCAGTATGTGGGATTTTTCCTGGATTGAACGGCGCTGGCCGGGTGCCGGATATGAGAACTGGGATGTTGCGCTTGATGAATTAATGGAACGCGGATACAATGCCGTTCGTATTGATGCGTTTCCGCATCTTGTTGCGGATAATCAATGGAAAGAATGGACTTTACATAAAGTCTGGGGGGGATTCAGAACTGGGGCAGTCCGAATATCAATATAG
- a CDS encoding T9SS type A sorting domain-containing protein translates to MKKGEFTVMEKFALAHVPTGVGEVKNGSLKGMFVYCRHQPLWADRVSAAEKDADLKKFGNFPRIPGSFLYSQAFAYNRSYNPSFKDSVLKDMNLIADGLEQQRSMLYVKYYPYLYPVSFNGTFDQCKNSQNDRLGKSVMRASYFMNQAAAHDTIIEKLNTIGQATSHYYPIVVDPYHGPSMVTNVIPEHDSTVSDSIVTLSWFETDGADSYDVYVSQNSEELRSALTHSLSFVGNTSDTSWTLTNLETEKEYFWVVDAVGKHDIRKGEIYCFKVSEVSTFAEDGEKNKLISKCKLEQNYPNPFNPSTTISYSMQNPGRVLLKVYNISGETVAILVDEFQSAGKHEVKWKANGLSSGIYFYKLQTNTFTEIRKLILQR, encoded by the coding sequence GTGAAAAAAGGCGAATTTACAGTGATGGAAAAGTTTGCCCTGGCGCATGTTCCGACGGGGGTTGGAGAGGTAAAAAATGGCAGTTTGAAAGGAATGTTTGTCTATTGCCGCCATCAACCCTTATGGGCTGACAGGGTTAGCGCCGCTGAAAAAGATGCTGATTTAAAGAAATTTGGAAATTTCCCCCGCATTCCAGGTTCATTTTTATATTCCCAGGCATTTGCCTACAATCGTTCTTATAATCCGTCGTTTAAAGATTCTGTTTTAAAGGACATGAATTTAATTGCTGATGGTTTGGAACAACAACGTTCCATGCTTTATGTTAAATATTATCCTTACTTGTATCCCGTCAGTTTTAATGGAACATTTGATCAGTGCAAGAATAGCCAAAATGACAGGCTTGGAAAAAGTGTGATGCGTGCCTCTTATTTCATGAATCAGGCCGCAGCCCATGATACCATTATTGAAAAATTAAACACAATCGGGCAGGCAACGTCTCACTATTATCCGATTGTTGTTGATCCTTATCACGGTCCTTCGATGGTTACAAATGTGATACCTGAACATGACAGTACGGTTTCAGATTCCATCGTGACTCTGAGCTGGTTCGAAACAGATGGGGCTGATTCCTATGATGTTTATGTATCGCAAAATTCGGAAGAACTAAGGTCCGCTTTAACGCATTCTCTTTCTTTTGTTGGAAATACGAGTGACACCAGCTGGACATTAACCAATCTTGAAACAGAAAAAGAATATTTCTGGGTCGTGGATGCAGTGGGCAAACATGACATACGCAAAGGTGAAATATATTGTTTCAAAGTAAGCGAGGTTTCAACCTTTGCAGAAGATGGGGAAAAGAATAAATTGATTTCAAAATGTAAGCTTGAGCAAAACTATCCCAATCCGTTTAATCCGTCAACAACAATAAGCTATAGTATGCAAAATCCGGGTCGGGTACTATTAAAAGTTTATAATATTTCCGGGGAAACAGTTGCAATATTGGTTGATGAATTTCAATCAGCAGGTAAACATGAAGTAAAATGGAAAGCCAATGGTCTGTCGAGCGGAATATATTTTTATAAATTACAAACGAATACTTTTACAGAAATACGCAAATTGATATTGCAAAGATAG
- a CDS encoding glycoside hydrolase family 2 TIM barrel-domain containing protein, whose translation MTCTFGIELSGRQSSSMTGDWTFNYFPQSEFDTRFVQPQFDDSKWQAVAIPHTWSTYETTGEVHPFIYTPSERDDTYWWYGWGYYRKTFRLDPSLKNKRITVEFDGVQKYSRIYLNGKFIGDHKGGFTSFYFDLTDEINWKNENVLAVLVSNRRNDEHQIPPMTAGNWNVYGGIYRNVRMVVKNNIHFPYQGSYKHEGGTFITTSGVSQHAATVHIKTYVQNSSSKDENAVLKTTVISPENKKFTLTALKKVSAGDMACFEQDNKILDPILWSPDSPSLYKVVSTLTVNDQIVDEIKSPLGIRWFRWDYDTNDLYVNGSKINIKGINRHQEYPWLGDAIPKWISRMDMVDIKQNLGHNFMRLAHYPNDAYLYHLADSLGIIMVEEAPNIKSIDFNEKVQEQNVREMIRRDRNHPSIFFWSMGNETHDAADSKWAVEEDTSRIIHLRKGQDGGDYIQHTHKNLDMEQLLRVTIRGWFDEDDAPEGFSSKPSNGQWASNNTWQHQAARIREASVRGLLGDNCNAWLYEDHGADREYKNCILKHINPKGWVDMYRQPKYIYWLTKAFYTDIPTVFVHPHFWRTEYIGEKKDIQIDANTEDIELFVNGKSYGVQYPSKQSFNTVTFKDVLVERGTLKAVGNIGTKKLEHKVTMPGQPFKLTLTTSHDQITADRSSVAIVTANIVDDAGNPVIDAQNILKWQVTGPATLVGPSLYKSDIMKHEEPQGTGYTVVPVSNVIRATNQAGKITVTVSSKGLQPATVMINAIPPQPKDSWLIQKALDDQNRSKVTRDTSFVRKSDAVPQFILPTRENHTFKEHENTDYEKIIENFIHDRNRGVYEDMIAFPVLIDVLANKLASSNGYLIADDYNFFIHQFNVLCVLEKAIDSALSDPAKADKLKKTYAVNVLEKGQQIDLEEEIEKL comes from the coding sequence ATGACGTGCACTTTTGGTATTGAATTATCAGGCAGGCAAAGTTCAAGCATGACCGGAGACTGGACATTTAACTATTTCCCGCAGTCAGAGTTTGATACACGTTTTGTACAACCCCAATTTGACGATTCTAAATGGCAGGCTGTTGCCATACCTCACACGTGGTCGACATATGAAACAACAGGGGAAGTCCACCCTTTTATTTATACTCCCTCTGAACGCGATGATACATATTGGTGGTATGGTTGGGGATATTACCGAAAAACATTCCGGCTTGATCCCTCTTTGAAAAATAAAAGAATAACAGTAGAATTCGACGGCGTACAGAAATATTCCAGAATTTATCTGAACGGCAAGTTTATCGGTGATCATAAAGGTGGATTCACCAGTTTTTATTTTGATCTGACAGACGAAATCAACTGGAAAAACGAGAATGTTTTAGCTGTTCTGGTGAGCAATCGCCGTAATGATGAACATCAGATACCGCCAATGACGGCCGGAAACTGGAATGTTTACGGCGGTATATACCGCAATGTTCGAATGGTTGTAAAGAATAATATCCATTTTCCTTATCAGGGATCATACAAGCATGAGGGAGGTACATTTATTACAACATCCGGTGTTTCCCAACATGCAGCCACTGTACATATAAAAACATATGTACAAAACAGTTCGTCGAAAGATGAAAATGCTGTTTTAAAAACAACTGTTATTAGCCCGGAAAATAAAAAGTTTACTTTGACTGCTTTAAAAAAAGTTAGTGCCGGAGATATGGCCTGCTTTGAACAGGATAATAAAATATTGGATCCTATATTATGGTCTCCCGACTCGCCATCCCTCTACAAGGTAGTGAGTACACTAACCGTCAATGATCAGATAGTCGATGAAATCAAAAGTCCGTTAGGTATACGCTGGTTCAGATGGGATTATGATACAAACGATCTTTATGTGAATGGAAGCAAAATAAACATCAAAGGAATCAACCGGCATCAGGAATATCCGTGGCTGGGAGATGCCATTCCCAAATGGATATCTCGAATGGACATGGTAGACATTAAACAAAACCTCGGGCATAACTTTATGCGGTTGGCCCATTATCCAAATGACGCGTATTTATATCATCTGGCTGATTCACTCGGGATCATTATGGTAGAAGAAGCGCCCAATATTAAATCCATTGATTTCAATGAAAAGGTTCAGGAGCAGAATGTCCGCGAGATGATTCGCCGTGATCGCAACCATCCGTCCATATTTTTCTGGAGTATGGGGAATGAGACACATGATGCTGCCGACTCGAAGTGGGCAGTGGAAGAGGATACGTCCCGGATTATTCACCTGAGAAAGGGACAAGACGGCGGTGACTATATTCAGCACACCCACAAAAATCTTGATATGGAGCAATTGTTGCGGGTTACGATTCGAGGGTGGTTTGATGAAGATGATGCCCCTGAAGGATTCAGTTCAAAACCATCCAACGGGCAATGGGCAAGCAACAATACCTGGCAGCATCAGGCAGCTCGTATAAGAGAAGCAAGTGTCAGAGGTCTTTTGGGTGATAATTGCAATGCATGGCTTTATGAAGACCATGGTGCGGACCGTGAATACAAAAACTGTATCTTGAAACATATCAATCCAAAAGGCTGGGTTGATATGTATCGGCAGCCAAAATATATTTACTGGTTAACCAAAGCGTTTTATACAGATATTCCAACAGTATTTGTACATCCGCATTTTTGGAGAACCGAATATATCGGTGAGAAGAAAGACATTCAAATTGATGCCAATACCGAGGATATTGAATTGTTTGTCAATGGCAAAAGTTATGGTGTGCAATATCCTTCAAAACAATCATTCAACACGGTCACTTTCAAAGATGTTTTGGTTGAAAGGGGAACGTTAAAGGCGGTCGGGAATATCGGTACCAAAAAGCTTGAACACAAGGTGACCATGCCGGGGCAGCCGTTTAAACTTACCTTGACAACCAGTCATGATCAAATTACTGCTGACCGCAGCAGTGTTGCCATCGTGACGGCTAATATTGTTGATGATGCCGGTAACCCCGTCATTGATGCACAAAACATACTGAAATGGCAGGTAACAGGACCTGCCACGCTTGTTGGACCTTCTTTGTACAAGTCCGATATTATGAAACATGAAGAACCCCAAGGTACAGGCTATACCGTGGTTCCCGTGTCAAATGTTATCCGGGCAACCAATCAAGCAGGTAAAATCACTGTAACCGTCTCTTCCAAAGGTCTACAACCGGCAACTGTGATGATTAATGCAATACCACCTCAACCAAAAGACTCATGGCTGATTCAGAAAGCACTTGATGATCAGAATCGTTCAAAAGTTACTCGTGACACCAGTTTTGTTCGCAAATCTGACGCGGTTCCGCAATTTATTTTGCCAACCAGAGAAAACCACACATTTAAAGAACATGAGAACACTGATTATGAAAAGATAATTGAAAATTTTATTCATGATCGGAACAGGGGAGTATACGAAGACATGATTGCTTTTCCTGTTTTAATTGATGTATTGGCAAATAAACTTGCGAGCAGTAATGGATATCTCATTGCTGATGATTATAATTTTTTCATTCATCAATTTAATGTTCTGTGCGTTTTGGAAAAGGCAATAGACAGCGCACTCTCAGACCCGGCCAAAGCAGACAAACTCAAGAAAACCTATGCCGTAAATGTTTTGGAAAAAGGTCAGCAAATTGACCTGGAAGAAGAGATAGAAAAATTGTAG